In Perca fluviatilis chromosome 18, GENO_Pfluv_1.0, whole genome shotgun sequence, one genomic interval encodes:
- the LOC120546953 gene encoding protein eva-1 homolog A isoform X3, producing the protein MNPIINSTSSANMALISNALAAYTYISDHPERAALFFVCGVCLGLFLTLFALVVQISCRTDCQPRQRPPAKKRARPADSSSDSSDSDSDWDTTSDLSARRHRRFERTLNMNVFTSAEELERAQRLEERERIIREIWMNGQPDIPGTRSLNRYY; encoded by the exons ATGAATCCCATTATCAACTCCACCTCTAGCGCCAACATGGCCCTCATCAGCAACGCACTGGCAGCCTATACTTACATATCAG ACCACCCAGAGAGGGCGGCGCTCTTCTTcgtctgtggtgtgtgtctgggcCTCTTTCTCACGCTCTTCGCTCTGGTTGTCCAGATCTCTTGTCGCACTGACTGCCAGCCCCGCCAGCGGCCTCCCGCCAAGAAACGAGCACGCCCCGCTGACTCGTCCTCCGATTCCAGCGACTCGGACTCGGACTGGGACACTACCTCGGATCTGTCGGCGCGACGGCACCGGCGATTCGAACGCACGCTAAACATGAACGTGTTCACGTCGGCGGAAGAGCTGGAGAGAGCGCAGAGGCTCGAGGAGAGGGAGCGAATCATCCGAGAGATCTGGATGAACGGGCAGCCTGACATCCCCGGGACACGGAGCCTCAATCGGTATTACTGA
- the LOC120546953 gene encoding protein eva-1 homolog A isoform X2, producing the protein MMQLQKVPKKLLQEQGPRPPVYSPPPSAHDPNIVGDSPPEGSSVKSPDAVPDRKKIRETNPNEEKFSEGGGGGGESPLPPPAMNPIINSTSSANMALISNALAAYTYISDHPERAALFFVCGVCLGLFLTLFALVVQISCRTDCQPRQRPPAKKRARPADSSSDSSDSDSDWDTTSDLSARRHRRFERTLNMNVFTSAEELERAQRLEERERIIREIWMNGQPDIPGTRSLNRYY; encoded by the exons ATGATGCAATTACAGAAAG TCCCAAAGAAGTTGCTCCAGGAGCAGGGACCCAGACCGCCGGTGTACTCCCCTCCACCCAGCGCCCATGACCCCAACATAGTGGGAGACAGTCCTCCGGAGGGAAGCTCAGTCAAAAGCCCTGACGCTGTTCCAG ATAGGAAGAAGATTAGGGAGACTAACCCCAACGAGGAGAAGTTttcagaaggaggaggaggtggaggagaaaGTCCACTGCCGCCCCCAGCCATGAATCCCATTATCAACTCCACCTCTAGCGCCAACATGGCCCTCATCAGCAACGCACTGGCAGCCTATACTTACATATCAG ACCACCCAGAGAGGGCGGCGCTCTTCTTcgtctgtggtgtgtgtctgggcCTCTTTCTCACGCTCTTCGCTCTGGTTGTCCAGATCTCTTGTCGCACTGACTGCCAGCCCCGCCAGCGGCCTCCCGCCAAGAAACGAGCACGCCCCGCTGACTCGTCCTCCGATTCCAGCGACTCGGACTCGGACTGGGACACTACCTCGGATCTGTCGGCGCGACGGCACCGGCGATTCGAACGCACGCTAAACATGAACGTGTTCACGTCGGCGGAAGAGCTGGAGAGAGCGCAGAGGCTCGAGGAGAGGGAGCGAATCATCCGAGAGATCTGGATGAACGGGCAGCCTGACATCCCCGGGACACGGAGCCTCAATCGGTATTACTGA